CAaaaagacaaccatctctgcagcactctgccaatcaggcctttatgcatgagtggctagatggaagccagtcCTATGTAAAAAGGCAATATGACATGCACCCTGAGAGGATGTGCATGTCTGGCTTAAACAAGGTACTGTCCTGGCAAATCCAATCCATGCGGAGTAATGTGGTTGGAGCATCATGCTACGGTGAAGCGTATAAGCAGCAGGGACGGGGAGAATCGTcaggactgagggaaggatggctGGAACATAAAACAGgtgtccttgaagaaaacctgtgATAAGAGAGCAGAGAACCCCAGGCGTGGGAGTTAGAGTcacatttcagcaagacaatactTTGATGGGTACGAAGAATAATGTACATATAGaaattgttttactttcaaTCAATTGGCTTTGATTTCAAAAGTTGTTTTGGGGGATTGGGGTCATGGCTACAACAGGTTGGGTTACAAGCACCTGCTGAAAGCAATAATATTAAGTTGTGAAATATGCCTTTCGgtgaatgtagcctacttgtACTCACTGTCTCAAATTGCACCCTGGATTGCGAACTTGTTTTGCTCACAACAAACTCCTCCAAAGATGCCTTATTGTTCTAAACCAGTTATGCAaattatgtgatgtcatactgGTAGTATAAGGTCTCATAGACCATGGCTATTAGCCAATCAGGGTATACGGGTATGACGTCACATAACTTGTACTGCTCTGATTGCTCCACGATTCATCATGCATATGAACAGCTCAAGGCGACTGCGGATCTCGAGTGTTTGCTGGCTCACTCTCTTCAAGAAGTGTTTCGTTTTACACAAACGTTGATGTTCGTTCGTGTTTCTACGGATGTCAGTTATATAGAAATGACTCCAACTGCTTGCTAAAGCTAGCTTTAAACCCCTGGTTCTAATTGTTGTTGGCTATACATGGTTGAATATACATAATTTAAACTTATTAAACAATAAATGGAGTCAGTGGTAGGACAATAAGCTTTTTCCAAATCATCTGTAACTATTGTTACACATTTAGTACGGATGAATGCATTTTACACGTACAATCACGCTAATTTAGTTGTCTGGAATACCCCTAAGGAGAGTGTTTGGGATGGGGCTTGGTGGCCCAGGTTTAGGTTTACTGACAGTTATGAGCAGAATGCTCATGGAATCCATGGATGTTTGCACCATGCTGCTTGTAAAAACGACTTTACACCAGGGCCCACATGGCTGTGGTCAACACTAGTACAAATCTATGTTGAGGGATATTTTAGTCTCGACGTCGCGTTTCCTTTCATACCAAGTAAGTTAGGGGCGGGCTGGTAGAAAACGGCATGTCCCAGAGATCTCTGCAACAGTTTAACTTGAACAAGGGTTAGGGGAACATGGCACCGCCGTCAAGCCAGGCATGTGCTGCTGTGGAGCGGTCAATCCGGGAGAGGGTCCCGCCGCTTCTTACCGACCTCTACCAATTCACCATGGCTTATGCCTACTGGCGGGCAGGCAGACACAACGAACCCGCCGTATTCGAGCTGTTCTTCCGCGACAACCCGTTCGGAGGAGGCTTCTCGCTTTTCTCCGGACTTCTCGACTGTCTCCTGTTTCTGCGGAGCTTTAGATTCTCGGACGAAGGTGAGGGTTTTGCGTTAAATTGTATGCCAATGTAAAAAGCaacagatgtgtttttatgtatCTCATGGcgtattttatttaatatttcgTTGTTCTATATACCGTTGCGTAATGAGGGGTTATAACATAACCTACTGTACTAAAGCAGGACCCTTTCTTGGCTTCTATGAAGAACGGATGGCGCTTTTCGTCGGTAATAAGGTCAATAGATTAGATAGGACCTCCTCTGAACTTCGCAACCACTTCACGAACTTTGCAACCACTTTCCCTCGTGAGTCTCCTCGCGCTGTCAGTAATACGTCCCAAGCAGCCCCAAATTGCACCCTGTTACCTACTATATACCAAACGTTAATATCAGGCTATTGACATGTAGGCTATATTATATGGAAAAGCTAGTGTCCTACCTTGCTACACAAGACCGCAATGTTGCGTAAAAGCTTTCTCTCATGGGCTGTTACGAGATTTGCTGTGTTAtagatttttataatttttttatatataatactgattgtaaaatgctaaatattagagtgtctgctaaataaataatgtacattctGACTATGTTATTGATGTTAGTGAAGAAAGTATAACTGTGTTATAGATTTGGAGTACCTACGTTCAGTACTGCCCCCAGCCACTGACCCCGCCTTCTTCGTGTTTCTACGGGAATTGGACTGTTCTAATGTCACAGTCCGCTCTGCCCCAGAGGGAACCGTGGTCTTCGCCAGGGTAGGACGGCGTCAGAGGTCAATGGTTATTAGGGTCGTCCCCCACCCCAAGCAGGGTTCACATTTCACAATGTCCTTTGGCGGTGCAGTGTCTGATTTCAGCAAACTTCCCCTAGCCCCTCGTAACCCCAACCCTGCCCCTAGGGGGAGGTTATACATTTATAGACGGTGGCAGGGTGGGTGGAAGGCTTGACCTTTGTGCTGCTCTCCTGTATGCAGGTACCTCTGATGGAGGTTTCTGGTCCTCTGGCTGTTGTTCAACTACTGGAGACCAGCCTACTGTGTCTGGTTAACTATGCCAGgtatgtgcgcacacacacatacgtacagACAATATATGGTGCAATGTGGTCATTCTTTTCCCCTCGCTCCCCAGTCTGGTGTGCAGTAATGCTGCCCGTTTCCGTATGGCTGCTGGCTCCAGGAGGAAGCTCTTAGAGATGGGCCTGAGGAGAGCCCAGGGGCCTGACGGTGGCCTCACAGCCTCAAGATACGCATACATTGGAGGTGAGGGGTCACCATAAGGGCATACtgatacaaacacccacacacacaaacacacacacatggcttTTCAATCATGTCTATATACAACACCTCAGTCCCGACAGAGATGTTGCAGCCTACAcctaaacattaaaatgtttgtaaaaatgtatgtaaattgcTTATAATAGTTCATGCAATAActcttattgtttttggaacacTTTAAGCAGACCACCTGCAACATCCCTGTGGACCACCAGGGATCTAGCATATTATGCAAACAAAGATTTAGCGTGTATTTATATCCCATTTCTTTCTTAGAAAATGTCAAAGGGATCAACTTTGAGTTATTGTCAAATATGGACTGACTAGTCTACCCTAACCTTTGTAATCTCAATTATTAACTGGATTGAATCACTCAACACAAAACCTGAAATTTAAAAACAAGGGTGGAACCCAGTTTAAATCACAATGTGTCAACCCAATCAAATGGCTTGTTTGGGTGGAGCTCCAAAAGGTGCTCACTAGATTATGGTGATGGTTAGAAGGCATACAGCTCATATCAAAGCAAAATGATACTCTTAACCTGGACTCAGACTATCTGAGCTAAGTGGCTTACTACTGTAGTAAGTTAAGCTGTCTACCTGGCAACACCGGCCAGGAGCTAATTAAATGGTGACCAGTATTTATATATCACTCACTCATccaaataaacatagaatttcTACGATATGACATGCACGTGGCTAACGTTATTCCCTGTGATTTATAGTGTCATGCTGGTGTGAATGACCAAAGCATATTGTTCGCCGTCAGTGAGTTGCCTTCCCACTGGGCAGCGAAAACATGGTTTGCCCTTCAGCTGTATCATTTATGTCGCCGGCCGTAATTACGTGGCAAACCTTTTTCGTTAAATAGTGTTTCAAAGAAAGTGGTGTCAAATGACATGGTGGTGTAAACGAGAGAGCACCGCCGGCACTGCGTTGTTTCCCACCGGGCAGACGTCGCTGTAGCTTTTCTATTTAAGACTGCTTTTGAGGAGGATAGCAGCCTATGGGAGACATTACTCGTCATAAACATTGTCAGTGATAACCATCTGGATGTCAGTGATAGAATCTGTTCAGTGGGGAGAGTGACAAAGTCCTTTGCTCTCCTTTGCTGCAGCACTGCCACAAGGGAAGTAACTAATGTTAGTTCTGCCAATATCAGGGTGACTGCTAAAGCACTGTCCATGATTTGTTTTTTCCCCAGCTAGCAAACCATGCCTTGTTGCCCCAAGCAAACATCATTATAGTAGAAAAGCAGCCTCATTTGTTGGCACGTGGCTTGAACAGACTGGTTCCAAGCCTTTTTTAAGGTGAATCATCAATGGTGTGACTGGAATTCACACTTGCTTTAGAGGATGGAACAGGACTTGTAAAGCTGAGTGGTGGGTTTTATAAACAGTAGCTCCTGTCACAGTCTTTTACCTAAGTGTAAAAGTGTGAATTACATAAAAAGAATCAGCGAATACATCACTTACCTCGCCTTCAATACGTGTGGGAGGAGGCGTCTTGAAATGTAACATACAACAGCAGTCTAAGCCCTGACACCAGTCAAACTGTTTTTCAAGATCAAAAGTTTCCAGTCTAATGAGATTTGTAGGTATGGCCTCCTGAGACTAAATCTGTTCTTAATGAGTCTAAAGACTCATGTACCGTGATCCCTTCAATACAGTTCTAATGTGTAGGCCTCCTATTGGCTACTTCGTGTCATGACAGCAACATAAAGGGAGATTACATATTGGACAGTGAAAAACTGTGTTTTTTGCTCCGTATTCCAGAATGTAACAAAATGATACAGTGACTACTGGTTGAAAGTGTCAAATTTAATTACATGTTCTTCATCCATATCAGATAAACCCTTCACCCATATCAGACTATGtacaaaatgacacattttgtacatagtcACCTCATTTTAGAGTTCAAAAGTATTTGGATGTTTGACTTCGCAGGAGTTTGCTATTAGGCTGTCAACATCTAGCCTTGATTCCAGGCTTTGCATTTACATTCAGAGTTTTTTGTGCTGGTGTCCTACAACAGGTCCGAGGAAGTCAATGCAAGTCATGCTGACCATCAACAATGGTTGACCAGTCAAGCACTGGTGAGCACTGCAATGGCATACAATCTGGTACACCTAGAAAGCCCTCTATAGCAGATGActggggaagaaaaaaaaccatACCAAAGTCTCAGCAGATCGTAAACATACCCGACTTGGGCTTGTATGGCTACAACTGGAACTGGCTCTCTTGTCTTCAATGATGGCGTGACTGCTGACAGGAGCAGCAGGATGTGTTATGAAGTGTAGGGAAAGGTCTTGCCCACTGAGAACCAGTCCCAACAGAATGTATCTAATCTAATAGGACAGTGCTTCAACATGCAGCAGGACAGTTACCACAAAGATACTGCCGTAGCTACCAAGACATTTTTCCAGGGACAATAACTTTCCAGGGAAAGTTCTTGACTGGCCACGTCAATCACCCGCTCAAAATACCAGTTGAGCGTGACTTACGCACGCTGTAGACAAGACGGAAGGCATCTGTCTTGTCTAAATGGCctttaagaaataaacaaaataaacacacacacacacagagacattaaccCTCTCATCTTTCTGTGTGTCAGGCTTTGATCTTACCAGTAATGTCCAGGCTGGCTTCCTGTTTGGTGTCCCTGTGGCGGGAACCATGGCACATTCCTATGTAACTTCCTTTTCTTCCCTGGAGGAGGTCTGGCCTCATGTGAGTCTCCCACGTGTGTTGTGTTCCAAGTTGGGACTTAACCTCATCACAAAGGAAGCATTCCCAAACTGTTAATAACATATTAATAATAGCAAAACTGTTGATCATTtcttgtctctcctcttccgTCCAATCAGACGCTAATGACCGCAAATGGGGACCATGAAAGCATCGATCTTATCTCACTGACCAAGGGTTGGCTGCGGCTTGTGTGTGAGCTGCTAGGGGCGGAACCTGGGAAGATCCGTGAGGGCGAGCTGGCCGCCTTTCTGTCCTACGCCGTTGCCTACCCACACAACTTCCTGCCAGTCATTGACAGCTACAGCGTCTCCTGGTAACCCCACTTGTTTCTCTACTCGTCGCTGCCTTCTCTGTGGATGGTGGCTTCCAGCCTTCTAGGACCATTGCCAGCTTGAGATAGCCCATATCCCAGTGGTGAAACTTTAAGAGCTATAAGCACTCCAGGGAAGGCTACTGCATTTTCTTGCCCTGTAATATTAGAGTCTTTTGATTGCTGGATTTCTCTGTTGTGGCcctgttaaagggatagtttacaCTAATAGTTCAAAAGGATAGTTTAAGGGATAGTTACATACGTTAGCATTGAGGCCCTGTATCTACTTCCCCTCAATCAAACTGGCACAAAGTCTAAAAGAACATTCTAGCTGTTGACACAGACCTCCAGTCATTGCACTAACTTTTCAACCACCTTCAAATATTTTAACCATCATGTTTTGGCTGGACAATGTTCCCGCCTCTTCTAGCCAGTTTAGCAAAGAGCAGGAAGATTGCCTTCTCTTTTCTATTGGTGCTGTGTTCCTCTACCCAGTTAGTCTGAAGAGATCACTTTATATTGTATAATCCTATCATACTCTCAATATCTTGAAGCAAATGATCTTTGGCAAATGTAATTTCTTCTCTGATAGTGAGAAACCCCTCCTTTGCTCTTCTAACTTTGACAGGACCTTTCTCCAAGGAGAGACCTGGGGATTAATAAAGATGCCATGGCCTCTTTTGAGGCTTTGCTCTGTGctctaaacacattttgaaggtCTGGAATCTTTGAGATTGTTTCAAACGCAGCAGAGACCCTGATTGACTCACATCACATCCACTATTAATTAAGTAtcagaacaaacaaacagccTACTCAAGtaacaacagaaacacattttgtgCAGTGTCATTTCAACCCCCCAAAAATAGATTTCTGatgttttggaaatgaaagagtTCTCTTCAGCTAAATTGTGGTTCAACAATTTGgcaaacacattacatttggaGGGAATTCAGTATATGAGTTACACCTAAGCCAAATTTGAACAACCCTTCCTTTCCTACTTAAAGTTGTTGACACTGTAATAGGTGTAATGTTAGATTGTACATTTGGTTCTCTTTCTGAGTGTAGTTTGGACTTTGTTTGGGGGAGGGGTCTCCCTGGGATAGGGGGAGGATCATgagttatttgtgtgtgtatataaaacaagaaaccaggcaagcctagttcagccggcccacaattgAAAATGTTGCCACCTTGAGAGTCAAACCCGGATTGCCCGTgcgaaaggctgtgtcgttaaccacaacaccacggagcgtttgccactggccgtttgaacagcgttttagccagtaataagttttaccggtatctactaacttactggaatagtcataagaattgagcaattgctagtgtgtctgccaaagctatttcatataatggcataagaacgtatttttttctttcatggcaaaacaacttacctttttctttcattcacgaatgacatttatacaataactatcaataaaggtgacgatagctaactttttcatcaagtgaaaagacgagcgaatcatggaatctaccagaaataattaataaatgtcattgctctcaatagatttgaacttaggtcttccacatgagaggcactgtctttaaccactacgtgACGGCATtacaagtcagtcagtcactcactcaataagagacattcgctcttcttggccggctccgcttacgcggtccggcaaaaagaccTCCTTGTACTGTCTGTAGGCTCTCTTATGCTGCATTTAGTTGTGTGTTTATGCTGTATATTGTATGTCTGTAGTGGTGGTTTGAACCAATGGGACTGGTGTTTCCATTCTTACCTGGTGTGTTCATATTGTCTCTGCAGTAGTGGCCTGCTGAACTTCTGTGCAGTGGCCTTATCTCTGTTTGAGCTGGACTACAGACCACTTGGTGTCCGTCTGGACAGTGGAGACCTCTGCAGGCAGTCAGTGGAAGTACGCCGTGTCTTCAGACTCTGCAGCGAGCGGTAAAGGACCAGgacacgtgtgtgtatgtgtacatgcTTGCGTATGTGAAGTCAGTCTCACCAGTCTCCTTTCTGATGACATCATCAAATATCTTTTCTCTCCTCGATCTCTCTAGATTCTCCATCCCTGCTTTCCATTCTCTCACCATTGTGGGCACCAATAACATCTCGGAACATGGCATGGCTGAACTCAACCTGAAGGTGAGGAACTAGACATACATtccagaggtcaggggtcagatgAAGACAGACATTAGATGTCAAGGTTCAGCTGAAGACAGAACTAGTTATCCCTTCTCTTATCAATCTTTTTCTTCCTTACCTTCCTCTCCCACTGATCcgtctctccccctgtctttccTCATATCTACTCTGTCTGTTCCTGTTTCAGGAGAATGAGATCGATGTGGTTGGTGTTGGGACACATCTGGTCACTTGCACAAGACAGCCTTCCCTCGGGTGTGTGTACAAGGTaatgagaacacacacagacgctcTGTCCATCCCCTTCTCACTTTATCCTCTACTACAATTGTCTGGCTTTCGATTTACTGTCCCCATCAGTTGGTGGAGGTTCGGGGCAGCCCCAGAATGAAGTTCAGTGAGGACCCTGAGAAAAGCACAGTCCCTGGGAGGAAGGCCATCTATAGAATGCTGGATACGGAAGGTGAGGAGGCGACCTCTAATATAGGATGGAAACTGTCATGAacactcagtcctttactcaatCTCTTTCTTTTGTCATCTGTTTTCCAGGCCATCCGTTTCTGGACCTGTTGTGTCTGAGGGAGGAGCCTGCCCCTACTGCGGGTGAGGCGGTAAAGTGTCATCCAGTGGTTGGGGACCAgacctgtcaatcaatcacacCTTCTCAGGTCACCTGTCTACGTCTGGATGTTTACATTAAAGGACAGGTGAGCCTGGTGGAGTCATAGAAGctccacatacacaccacaccaacacacaaacacacacaccaacacacactcacaaacaaacacacacagacactggggTAGCGGATGAACCTCCATTCAGAATAAGCCCCTACAAGGCTGTCTGTGCCTTAGGTTCTGCAGGGTCTATGCACCTGTAAATTGTTTTGCCTAAATACTTCTGACAGTAAAATGTTGGTGTTCCAATTTGGGTTGGACCACTGGGTATAGACCCTGGTTGGATTGAGCTTAATGTCTctacatctctccctcctctagATCAGTCAACCAATGTGCAGCACAGCTGAGACCAGGGAGAAAGTTCAGCACTCCATCCAGAACTTGCACCCCCGTTACAAGAGACTGGAGGAGCCAGACACCTATACAGTGAGTATTATAgagtaaacaaaaaaacattgaatgtcACAGTATATAACCTGCTGGTTGTCACAGTAAATAACCTGCCGACTGTCACAGTAGATAACCTGCCGACTGTCACAGTAGATAACCTGCCGACTGTCACAGTAGATAACCTGCCGACTGTCACAGTAGATAACCTGCCGACTGTCACAGTAGATAACCTGCCGGTTGCCACAGTAGGTAACCTGCCGGTTGCCACAGTAGGTAACCTGCCGGTTGCCACAGTAGGTAACCTGCCGGTTGCCACAGTAGGTAACCTGCCGGTTGCCACAGTAGGTAACCTGCCGGTTGCCACAGTAGGTAACCTGCCGGTTGCCACAGTAGGTAACCTGCCGGTTGCCACAGTAGGTAACCTGCCGGTTGCCACAGTAGGTCACCTGCCGGTTGCCACAGTAGGTCACCTGCCGGTTGCCACAGTAGGTCACCTGCCGGTTGCCACAGTAAACAGGTGAACATTGTTTGAGGGAGTATGAGGGCAAACACTTTACACACATTCTAAAACGCTTTAGCAACCAAAAAACGGAAGTGCACGGCTCACTTTTAACACACTTTGACCATCACATTGCATTATTACCATGTTCCATATTTCCTCCTACAGGTGGCGGTGTCTGAGAAACTCCATAACTTGATTGCTGAGATTAGAAAAGACAGCAGCAACGACAGCAACTTTCTTCTGGCCAACTGACACACTAGTGGCACCCTTTTTATTGTGTGCACTGATTATGACCAGTGTATTGCACTGGCTAAAAGGTATAGCACTAAATATGGAAtcgggtgtcatttgggatgaaCCCTTGCACAGAGGGAGGGATTAAtagtaatattatttttaatcttCCTCTTGTGTTTCCTACTTCCTGATTTGTCCTAATTCTAGGGTCTAACCAGACTAATCAGGTCACACCATCAGTTTTATGATGGCAACTCAACCTAGCCTACTACTGGGTCACTTTCATGCCAACTCATTGGTTCACAGAGATGGAATTAGCAGAGACTTAAGCTGATCTTGGATCATCGTTATATTAGTAAGATTTTATAACATCCACTAAATATCTAAACCTGTGTTtagtattaaaaacatttgataatgAAGAAGGTGCTTCCTGAACATTTCCAATAGAAACataatttttgtttgtttttgaagaaaatgttattacTATCATCCAGTTTCCTCCCACTAAACAGTACCCTGACCTTTTTAGTGGTGAATAATAAAGGTTTAGGGTGGGAACATACAGTAGGAAGACATTTTAAAGGATAAATTGTGTTAGTTTCAGATTACAGGACTGGTAGCATGACACAAAATCTGTCAAACCTTAACCAAAGTCATACTGTTTTGGCTAAATTGACTAACAAATAAGGGTAAGTATGGTAGAACTCAAATCTGTTGTAAGCTGTGAGTAGTGATGTAGTTTTAGTATAGTTGAAAGAAGCTTAAAATCTTTTCATAGAATTGTGTTTGAATTGGCCTTGATTATTGTCTACAATATTCATGAAGAACAGTATTCATGAAGAATATATACAATACCTATATTGTATACACGTTCCAActattttgaatattttcagtgtaaatgtttgacaaatgttttgtgctcaaactattaaaaacattaataatattgtttatttgaCATTTGAGCTTAGCAGATCGCCACAAAGACACCAGTGCCAAATATTCATGTAGAATTGAAACACAACTTCCTcttgcaattaaaaaaaaaagtacaataattgttaatttagAATTATATTGTTGTTGTGCTGTCATTTCAGGATACCATCTTATTAAGTATTTTCAAGTAAACACAATAAATAGGTTACAGAGTTCAGGCAATCTAGACAATGTTATTTAAAAGTTGCCATGGTGTATCGCTGCCAATATTgtggatattaaaagtctacacacccctgttaaaatgccaagtttttgtgatgtaaaagaatgagacaaagataaatcatgtcagaactttttccacttttaatgtgacctataatgtgaacaattgaaaaacaaactgaaatcctcgaggaggaaaaatgaaaaataaaaacctttcaataataagtgtgcacacttttgTACCCAGTCAGGCGAAGCATaatatataccatggaacacagtgaaaacagtggatcaactggagaaaatatggcacgacAGAGagattaccaagaactggacgttcttccaaaattgatgaaaagacaagaagaaaactggtcagggaggcttccaagaggcctacagcaacattaaaggaactgcaggaatttctggcaagcactggctgtgtgctacatgtgacaacaatctcccgtattcttcatatgaatgggctat
The nucleotide sequence above comes from Esox lucius isolate fEsoLuc1 chromosome 8, fEsoLuc1.pri, whole genome shotgun sequence. Encoded proteins:
- the naprt gene encoding nicotinate phosphoribosyltransferase, yielding MAPPSSQACAAVERSIRERVPPLLTDLYQFTMAYAYWRAGRHNEPAVFELFFRDNPFGGGFSLFSGLLDCLLFLRSFRFSDEDLEYLRSVLPPATDPAFFVFLRELDCSNVTVRSAPEGTVVFARVPLMEVSGPLAVVQLLETSLLCLVNYASLVCSNAARFRMAAGSRRKLLEMGLRRAQGPDGGLTASRYAYIGGFDLTSNVQAGFLFGVPVAGTMAHSYVTSFSSLEEVWPHTLMTANGDHESIDLISLTKGWLRLVCELLGAEPGKIREGELAAFLSYAVAYPHNFLPVIDSYSVSCSGLLNFCAVALSLFELDYRPLGVRLDSGDLCRQSVEVRRVFRLCSERFSIPAFHSLTIVGTNNISEHGMAELNLKENEIDVVGVGTHLVTCTRQPSLGCVYKLVEVRGSPRMKFSEDPEKSTVPGRKAIYRMLDTEGHPFLDLLCLREEPAPTAGEAVKCHPVVGDQTCQSITPSQVTCLRLDVYIKGQISQPMCSTAETREKVQHSIQNLHPRYKRLEEPDTYTVAVSEKLHNLIAEIRKDSSNDSNFLLAN